The Microbacterium sp. LWO12-1.2 genome includes a window with the following:
- a CDS encoding carbon-nitrogen hydrolase family protein: protein MSERSAVPVAVCQFAPSASRADNLERIAELTAEAAGRGARLIVFPEYASYFVDPMDASLAVNAETLDGDFVTTLTALAGEYGVVIVAGLVERASDDHRVRNAVVAVRGDGLLAVYRKQHLYDAFGQAESEWVEAGDVGTAVTFELGGLRFGLMTCYDLRFPEVARTLMDADADVLVVPAEWVRGPLKEHHWTTLLAARAIENTAYVVAADHPAPTGVGHSQIIDPQGVVLAGVGVAEGIAISVVERDVIERVRSTNPSLRVRRYAVVPR, encoded by the coding sequence ATGTCCGAGCGCTCCGCCGTCCCCGTCGCCGTCTGCCAGTTCGCGCCCTCTGCCTCCCGAGCGGACAACCTCGAACGCATCGCCGAGCTCACCGCGGAAGCGGCAGGACGCGGCGCACGGCTGATCGTCTTCCCCGAGTACGCGAGCTACTTCGTGGATCCGATGGATGCGAGTCTCGCGGTGAACGCCGAGACGCTCGACGGCGACTTCGTGACGACGCTCACCGCCTTGGCGGGGGAGTACGGGGTCGTGATCGTCGCGGGGCTCGTGGAGCGGGCATCCGATGATCACCGTGTCCGCAACGCCGTGGTCGCCGTGCGCGGTGACGGGCTGCTCGCGGTGTACCGCAAGCAGCACCTGTACGACGCGTTCGGCCAGGCCGAGTCGGAGTGGGTGGAAGCGGGAGATGTCGGCACCGCGGTGACGTTTGAGCTGGGCGGCCTGCGGTTCGGACTGATGACCTGCTACGACCTGCGTTTCCCCGAGGTCGCCCGCACTCTGATGGATGCTGATGCCGATGTGCTGGTCGTGCCGGCGGAGTGGGTCAGGGGGCCGCTCAAAGAACACCACTGGACCACGCTGCTCGCCGCACGTGCGATCGAGAACACCGCGTACGTCGTGGCCGCCGACCACCCGGCCCCGACCGGCGTGGGGCATTCCCAGATCATCGATCCGCAGGGCGTCGTGCTCGCCGGGGTCGGCGTGGCGGAGGGCATCGCGATCAGCGTCGTGGAGCGCGATGTGATCGAGCGAGTGCGCTCCACGAACCCTTCCCTGCGGGTCCGCAGATACGCCGTCGTGCCCCGCTGA
- a CDS encoding aminotransferase class I/II-fold pyridoxal phosphate-dependent enzyme: MSVVPGAWRRTAAGAGLLSSDGAVAPTIFAEMSAAAARTGAINLGQGFPDEDGPAEVLEAARAAIANGANQYPPGRGIPDLLAAISEHQRRFYGLEVDPEREIIVTAGATEALTATLLALIEGADDEVVVFEPYYDSYAAAAALAGATLRTVPLRAPDFQPDLDELAAAVTDRTRIILINDPHNPTGTVFRREVLAEIVRLAELHDAIIVTDEVYEHLAFHAPHTPIATLHGAATRTLTISSAGKTFSATGWKIGWVHGPADLITAVLTVKQYLTYVNGSPFQPAIAVGLRLADSFFDGAATALARKHEILGAGLRAAGFGVLAPEGGYFTVADATALGGADAAAFCRALPDRAGVVAIPLTAFVSEARRGEYSGLIRFAACKRVEVLEEAVARLAVLGS, encoded by the coding sequence ATGAGTGTCGTCCCGGGCGCATGGCGCCGCACCGCAGCGGGCGCCGGCCTGCTCTCGAGCGACGGAGCAGTCGCACCCACCATCTTCGCAGAGATGTCCGCGGCAGCGGCCAGAACCGGCGCCATCAATCTCGGACAGGGGTTCCCGGATGAGGACGGCCCCGCCGAGGTGCTTGAGGCGGCACGGGCGGCGATCGCGAACGGTGCCAATCAGTACCCGCCGGGGCGGGGGATCCCCGACCTGCTCGCTGCGATCAGCGAGCACCAGCGGCGCTTCTACGGGCTGGAGGTCGACCCGGAGCGCGAGATCATCGTCACCGCGGGAGCGACCGAGGCACTGACGGCGACGCTCCTCGCACTCATCGAGGGCGCGGACGACGAAGTGGTCGTCTTCGAGCCCTACTACGACTCCTACGCCGCGGCGGCGGCCCTCGCGGGCGCGACGCTGCGCACCGTGCCGCTGCGCGCACCGGATTTCCAGCCCGATCTGGACGAGCTCGCGGCGGCGGTGACGGATCGCACCCGGATCATCCTGATCAACGACCCGCACAACCCCACCGGCACGGTGTTCCGCCGAGAGGTGTTGGCGGAGATCGTGCGCCTCGCTGAGCTGCACGACGCGATCATCGTGACCGATGAGGTCTACGAGCACCTGGCGTTCCATGCCCCGCACACTCCGATCGCCACGCTCCACGGAGCTGCGACGCGCACGCTGACGATCTCTTCAGCGGGCAAGACGTTCTCGGCCACCGGATGGAAGATCGGGTGGGTGCACGGCCCTGCAGACCTGATCACGGCAGTGCTCACGGTCAAGCAGTACCTGACGTACGTCAACGGATCGCCGTTCCAGCCCGCGATCGCGGTGGGGCTGCGCCTGGCCGATTCCTTCTTCGACGGCGCTGCCACGGCACTCGCCCGCAAGCACGAGATCCTCGGCGCCGGGCTCCGTGCGGCCGGATTCGGGGTGCTCGCACCTGAGGGCGGCTACTTCACCGTCGCCGATGCGACCGCTCTCGGCGGTGCGGATGCCGCGGCGTTCTGCCGCGCACTGCCCGACCGCGCCGGTGTCGTCGCGATCCCGCTGACGGCATTCGTCTCTGAAGCCCGCCGCGGGGAGTACTCCGGACTCATCCGGTTCGCCGCCTGCAAGCGCGTCGAAGTGCTCGAAGAAGCCGTCGCGCGCCTCGCGGTGCTCGGGAGCTGA
- a CDS encoding S1C family serine protease, which yields MNEDNTHDHSAPDVPPTEVAGAAGTPAPDASADTTIDPAAPGQAQASAPAAAGHEVPSTFTSQAAGPVPLPPVPSAQQQFAAPTSPAPAASSGAAFGIHSDASATQPTQPLGGSLPLGAPFATGDALPGATKAKDAKPRGGVKIAALVVAAALVGGVAGFGGGAIWNAVGNSPSTGVASGPETVTVNNPGSVNETTAVASKALPSVVTIEVAGSSEAGSGSGVIISDDGYVLTNTHVVTLGGAVADPTIRVTTSDGRIYEATVVGTDPIYDLAVIKLKDAKGLTPIDFADSSKLNVGDTAVALGAPLGLANSVTTGIVSALNRSIQIASSALPESSSEDAPQEQAPEEGEQGPFQFDLPGSGQQQSSDSISIAVIQTDAAINHGNSGGALVNSKGELIGINVAIASSGNSEESGSIGVGFSIPSNIAKRVSEEIIADGAATHGLLGASVRDASTVEGAVVSGAYIAEVTDGGAATQGGLKADDVVTAFNGVPITSATDLTAQVRAAAAGSKATVTYNRGGKEFETEVTLGELAG from the coding sequence ATGAACGAAGACAACACCCACGACCACTCGGCACCCGACGTGCCGCCCACCGAGGTCGCAGGAGCCGCCGGAACACCGGCGCCCGACGCGTCCGCTGACACCACCATCGACCCGGCCGCGCCGGGCCAGGCGCAGGCATCCGCTCCGGCCGCAGCCGGGCATGAAGTCCCGTCGACGTTCACGTCGCAGGCAGCCGGTCCTGTCCCGCTGCCGCCTGTCCCGTCGGCTCAGCAGCAGTTCGCCGCGCCGACATCCCCGGCCCCGGCGGCATCGTCCGGTGCCGCCTTCGGCATCCACAGCGATGCGTCGGCGACTCAGCCCACGCAGCCGCTCGGCGGCAGCCTCCCGCTCGGCGCACCCTTCGCGACCGGCGATGCGCTCCCCGGCGCCACCAAGGCGAAGGACGCGAAGCCGCGAGGTGGCGTGAAGATCGCGGCACTCGTCGTGGCGGCCGCCCTCGTCGGCGGCGTCGCCGGGTTCGGCGGAGGGGCGATCTGGAACGCTGTCGGCAACTCGCCGTCCACCGGTGTCGCCTCGGGCCCGGAGACCGTGACCGTCAACAACCCCGGTTCGGTCAACGAGACCACGGCGGTCGCCAGCAAGGCGCTGCCGTCGGTCGTCACGATCGAGGTGGCGGGCTCCAGCGAGGCGGGCAGCGGCTCCGGCGTGATCATCAGCGACGACGGCTATGTGCTCACCAACACGCACGTCGTGACGCTCGGAGGCGCAGTGGCTGATCCCACGATCCGCGTGACGACGTCGGATGGGCGCATCTACGAGGCGACTGTCGTCGGCACCGACCCCATCTACGACCTCGCCGTGATCAAGCTCAAGGACGCCAAGGGCCTCACGCCGATCGACTTCGCGGACTCGTCGAAGCTCAACGTCGGTGACACCGCGGTAGCCCTCGGCGCGCCTCTCGGACTCGCGAACTCCGTGACGACCGGAATCGTCAGTGCGTTGAACCGCAGCATCCAGATCGCCTCCTCGGCTCTGCCCGAGTCCAGCTCGGAGGACGCTCCGCAGGAGCAGGCCCCTGAGGAGGGCGAGCAGGGCCCGTTCCAGTTCGACCTCCCCGGCTCCGGCCAGCAGCAGAGCAGCGACTCGATCTCGATCGCCGTGATCCAGACGGATGCCGCGATCAATCACGGCAACTCCGGGGGAGCGCTCGTCAACAGCAAGGGCGAGCTGATCGGAATCAACGTCGCGATCGCCAGCTCGGGCAACTCGGAGGAGTCCGGCTCCATCGGTGTCGGCTTCTCGATCCCCTCGAACATCGCCAAGCGCGTCTCCGAGGAGATCATCGCTGACGGTGCCGCGACGCACGGACTGCTCGGCGCCTCGGTGCGCGACGCATCCACGGTCGAGGGCGCTGTCGTCTCGGGCGCCTACATCGCCGAGGTCACCGATGGTGGAGCAGCCACGCAGGGCGGGCTGAAGGCGGATGACGTCGTCACCGCGTTCAACGGCGTCCCGATCACGAGCGCCACCGACCTCACCGCGCAGGTGCGGGCCGCGGCCGCCGGCAGCAAGGCCACCGTCACGTACAACCGGGGCGGGAAAGAGTTCGAGACGGAGGTCACGCTCGGCGAACTCGCCGGCTGA
- a CDS encoding CDP-glycerol glycerophosphotransferase family protein: MASFSFGTGNAAKLLRIPLYAVGRIGTFLVPRGRRWVFGCGAGVGDGALALQRYAAAAGHDTLWLTSTAREDREAAALGIRTVRKGGLRGWWATARAGVLVVTHGLGDVNRYANSGAFVVQLWHGIPLKRIGLDSPATTQVPSVPGAPQLRRLIAFLYRSAAQRIRVLPAASHRSRGRLESAFRLQDDRVVVTGEPRVDVLSAGSVEERRARATAILRDGVEGTSDAVRTILYAPTWRDGAADPAVPTAEEWVQIIRVLEQNDALLLVRSHPLGEGGYAPPLPSRRVRMLGASVLADVTPVLPAVDVLITDYSSLAFDVGLLAMPVLFLAPDAADYARTRGFYGRFEDVAGEDAATTWGGLLSQLDELLASTEALAARSARSATLSAEMHAYRDGRNTHRVYQAIRARGIPAPKGAA; encoded by the coding sequence GTGGCGTCCTTCTCATTCGGCACCGGCAATGCGGCCAAGCTGCTCCGGATCCCGTTGTATGCCGTCGGGCGTATAGGCACGTTCCTCGTTCCCCGCGGACGGCGCTGGGTCTTCGGATGCGGCGCGGGTGTCGGCGACGGCGCTCTGGCGCTGCAGCGGTACGCGGCGGCGGCCGGTCATGACACGCTCTGGCTCACGTCGACAGCGCGCGAAGACCGTGAGGCCGCAGCTCTCGGCATCCGCACGGTGCGCAAGGGAGGACTGCGCGGCTGGTGGGCGACAGCCCGCGCCGGAGTGCTCGTGGTCACCCACGGTCTCGGCGATGTCAATCGATACGCCAACTCCGGAGCATTCGTGGTGCAGCTGTGGCACGGCATCCCGCTCAAGCGCATCGGCCTGGACTCTCCGGCCACCACTCAGGTGCCGTCCGTCCCCGGTGCGCCGCAGCTGCGTCGGCTGATCGCGTTTCTGTACCGCAGCGCTGCTCAGCGCATCCGCGTGCTTCCCGCCGCCTCGCACCGTTCTCGTGGACGCCTGGAATCGGCCTTCCGCCTGCAGGACGACCGCGTGGTCGTGACAGGCGAGCCCCGGGTGGACGTCCTTTCCGCCGGTTCGGTCGAAGAGCGGCGCGCGCGTGCCACCGCGATTCTCCGTGATGGCGTCGAGGGTACCTCTGATGCGGTGCGAACGATCCTGTACGCGCCCACGTGGCGCGACGGTGCGGCAGACCCAGCGGTCCCCACCGCCGAGGAATGGGTCCAGATCATCCGTGTGCTCGAGCAGAACGACGCTCTGCTCCTCGTCAGGTCGCACCCGCTCGGGGAAGGCGGCTATGCACCGCCGCTGCCGAGCAGACGGGTGCGGATGCTGGGGGCGTCTGTGCTCGCGGATGTCACCCCGGTGCTTCCCGCCGTCGACGTCCTGATCACCGACTATTCGTCGCTGGCCTTCGACGTCGGTCTTCTGGCGATGCCCGTGCTGTTCCTGGCCCCCGACGCCGCGGACTACGCGCGCACCAGAGGCTTCTACGGCCGATTCGAGGACGTCGCCGGTGAGGACGCCGCGACGACCTGGGGTGGTCTGCTGTCTCAACTCGACGAGCTCCTCGCGAGCACGGAGGCGCTCGCGGCGAGATCCGCGCGTTCCGCTACGCTCAGCGCGGAGATGCATGCGTACCGCGACGGACGCAACACCCATCGGGTGTATCAGGCAATCCGCGCGCGGGGCATCCCCGCGCCGAAGGGAGCAGCATGA
- a CDS encoding CDP-glycerol glycerophosphotransferase family protein yields the protein MTTARIDEATQSLIIAGTGQRPASALLVGPRARVEARVTGGGKTWKASFPLEAARWGGPALPLPGGEYELRIDEVALDDLVVIPTMLPGVRVAVDGERVSIAAPIDPVYETPEGQSTLEERYVAQSGATENAVFFESFYGRSVGCNPQAIDREIAARAPGVRRYWSVVDLSVPVPEGAVAVVEGSPEWWRARGAARLLVVNDWLRRRFARKPGQQVLQTWHGTPLKRLALHRPGFDPRRMAAVVKESRRWDVLLAQNPYSARILKKAYAFFGRPIWVEGYPRNDALVTGDAAAIRAALGIAEGERVLLYAPTWRDDRREMVDFIDPELLAEQAGAVVLMRGHSRTLLQGRDHAGARVIDVTGYPETAQLLLAADALITDYSSVMFDFSVTGKPMYFLVPDLAHYRGELRGFYFDLAERAPGPLVSTQEELAAALADPDHESTYQTRYGAWKAQFNARDDGHAAQRVVDRILDQGFLTR from the coding sequence ATGACCACGGCCCGGATCGATGAGGCGACGCAGTCGCTGATCATCGCAGGCACCGGGCAGCGTCCGGCGAGTGCGCTCCTGGTCGGCCCACGCGCTCGCGTGGAAGCGCGTGTCACGGGGGGCGGCAAGACCTGGAAGGCATCGTTCCCGCTCGAGGCCGCGCGCTGGGGTGGCCCGGCGCTGCCGCTGCCGGGCGGCGAGTACGAGCTGCGCATCGACGAGGTCGCGCTGGACGATCTCGTCGTGATCCCAACCATGCTCCCCGGAGTCCGAGTGGCCGTCGACGGGGAGCGCGTCAGCATCGCCGCTCCCATCGACCCCGTCTACGAGACCCCGGAAGGCCAGTCGACGCTCGAGGAGCGTTACGTCGCGCAGTCAGGCGCCACGGAGAATGCCGTGTTCTTCGAGAGCTTCTATGGGCGCAGCGTCGGTTGCAACCCTCAGGCGATCGATCGTGAGATCGCGGCGCGTGCGCCGGGAGTCCGCCGGTATTGGAGCGTGGTGGACCTCTCGGTGCCCGTCCCGGAGGGAGCTGTCGCGGTCGTCGAGGGAAGTCCCGAATGGTGGCGTGCGCGCGGTGCGGCACGACTGCTGGTCGTCAATGACTGGCTTCGTCGTCGTTTCGCCCGCAAGCCGGGCCAGCAGGTGCTGCAGACCTGGCACGGCACCCCGCTCAAGCGGCTCGCGCTGCACCGCCCTGGTTTCGATCCGCGGCGGATGGCGGCTGTGGTCAAGGAGTCCCGGCGCTGGGATGTGCTGCTTGCGCAGAACCCGTACTCGGCACGGATCCTGAAGAAGGCCTACGCATTCTTCGGCCGTCCGATCTGGGTCGAGGGCTATCCGCGCAACGATGCGCTCGTCACGGGCGATGCGGCGGCGATCCGCGCGGCACTCGGAATCGCCGAGGGGGAGCGCGTGCTGCTGTACGCCCCCACCTGGCGCGACGACCGGCGCGAGATGGTCGACTTCATCGATCCGGAGCTGTTGGCCGAGCAGGCAGGCGCGGTGGTCCTCATGCGCGGGCACTCCCGCACACTGCTGCAGGGGCGCGACCATGCCGGCGCGCGGGTGATCGACGTCACCGGATACCCGGAGACGGCTCAACTGCTGCTGGCCGCGGATGCGCTGATCACCGACTACTCCTCGGTGATGTTCGACTTCAGCGTCACCGGCAAGCCCATGTACTTCCTGGTGCCTGATCTCGCGCACTATCGCGGCGAGCTTCGGGGCTTCTACTTCGACCTCGCAGAACGGGCACCTGGGCCTCTCGTCAGCACTCAGGAGGAACTCGCCGCTGCGCTCGCGGATCCGGATCACGAGAGCACCTATCAGACGCGGTACGGAGCCTGGAAGGCACAGTTCAACGCACGCGACGACGGTCACGCGGCGCAGCGCGTCGTCGATCGCATACTGGATCAGGGATTCCTGACGCGCTGA
- a CDS encoding glycosyltransferase family 2 protein has product MPVLNERAYLQHAVESVLAQDLDVPAELVLALGPSTDGTTELARMLASDDDRIRLVDNPAAHIPVGLNAAIRASRYPTVIRVDAHSELSPGYAARALRTLERTGAANVGGVMHAEGRTPFQKAVARLYNSPVGLGGGAYHGGARESEAESAYLGVMRRDVLDEVGLFDETIRRGEDWELNLRIRQAGHLVWFDPDLSVTYWPRESWLRLARQFRATGAWRGELVRRFGRRNGLRFFAPPALVLIVAVAVVIGVLQLTGVLTGAASLIASAIYLPLVAYALLVLAVALMPGGGGIRQRLWTLLVLPTMHLSWGFGFLGGVLRGARDTVDASRLGTRNTPLP; this is encoded by the coding sequence ATGCCGGTGCTCAACGAACGCGCCTACCTGCAGCATGCGGTGGAGTCGGTGCTGGCGCAGGATCTCGACGTCCCCGCGGAGCTGGTGCTCGCGCTCGGTCCATCCACCGACGGCACCACGGAACTCGCCAGGATGCTCGCGTCCGACGACGACCGCATCCGACTCGTGGACAACCCCGCCGCGCACATCCCGGTCGGCCTGAACGCGGCGATCCGGGCCAGCCGGTACCCGACGGTCATCCGCGTGGACGCCCACTCCGAGCTCTCGCCCGGATACGCGGCACGCGCGCTGCGCACGCTCGAGCGCACCGGCGCCGCCAACGTGGGCGGAGTGATGCACGCCGAAGGGCGCACGCCGTTCCAGAAGGCGGTCGCTCGCCTGTACAACTCCCCCGTCGGCCTCGGCGGCGGCGCGTACCACGGCGGTGCACGGGAGAGCGAGGCTGAATCGGCCTACCTCGGTGTGATGCGTCGCGACGTGCTCGACGAGGTCGGACTGTTCGATGAGACCATCCGGCGCGGCGAGGACTGGGAACTGAATCTCCGGATCCGTCAGGCAGGCCACCTGGTCTGGTTCGACCCCGACCTGTCCGTCACCTACTGGCCCCGTGAGAGCTGGCTGCGCTTGGCGCGACAGTTCCGGGCGACCGGCGCGTGGCGCGGCGAGCTGGTGCGCCGCTTCGGACGACGCAATGGTCTGCGCTTCTTCGCGCCGCCCGCACTCGTACTCATCGTCGCTGTCGCGGTCGTGATCGGCGTGCTGCAGCTGACCGGCGTCCTCACGGGGGCCGCCTCGCTGATCGCTTCGGCGATCTACCTTCCTCTCGTCGCCTACGCCCTGCTGGTGCTCGCGGTCGCGCTCATGCCCGGCGGTGGAGGCATCCGTCAACGCCTGTGGACCTTGCTCGTGCTCCCGACCATGCACCTGTCGTGGGGTTTCGGGTTCCTTGGCGGTGTGCTGCGCGGCGCCCGCGACACCGTGGACGCGTCGCGCCTCGGCACGCGCAACACGCCTCTTCCCTGA
- a CDS encoding CDP-glycerol glycerophosphotransferase family protein: MGAMSDAKKAYGLLRRALASRAAVQRVRRRLSDESPHPEGHYQVAVYFADGAVNMYQMRQWYRPLAALAQHRPVVVLARQASGAERLLDEDAPPVAFVPTVRDLERFIAKQDIRVVLYVNQNTRNFQMFRYGRRWHVFINHGESDKMYMTTNQYKAYDYALVAGQAARDRLSRTLWDYDVDKRTIEIGRPQADHYSGTLPYTPDGRTVVLYAPTWEGDRPSAHYGSIASHGEILVNELLATGAHRVIYRPHPRSGVVDDAYGAAHKRIVAAIAAANAADPAAQHVYDHGADLGWQLSAADVAIVDISAMVYDRLAAGRALMITRPTDERAAIDTKGYLADCEWLTVEGARHIVAEVERVRADEAAVARLTMWVQHYFGDTTPGVATAKFHDSIERLIAEWERWHAHEMGAIVADEDDDDEEGDEEEM; the protein is encoded by the coding sequence ATGGGTGCAATGTCAGACGCGAAGAAGGCGTATGGGCTGTTGAGGCGCGCGCTGGCGTCCCGTGCGGCGGTGCAGAGGGTACGGCGACGGCTTTCCGACGAGTCCCCGCACCCTGAGGGCCACTACCAGGTCGCGGTGTACTTCGCGGATGGTGCCGTGAACATGTACCAGATGCGCCAGTGGTATCGGCCCCTGGCTGCTCTCGCACAGCATCGTCCCGTCGTGGTCCTGGCGCGGCAGGCCTCGGGCGCGGAGCGCCTGCTCGACGAGGACGCCCCTCCGGTCGCCTTCGTGCCGACGGTCCGTGACCTCGAGCGGTTCATCGCGAAGCAGGACATCCGCGTCGTCCTGTACGTGAATCAGAACACCCGCAACTTCCAGATGTTCCGGTACGGACGTCGGTGGCACGTGTTCATCAACCACGGCGAGTCCGACAAGATGTACATGACGACCAATCAGTACAAGGCCTACGACTACGCGCTGGTCGCCGGTCAGGCCGCGAGGGATCGGCTCTCGCGCACGCTGTGGGACTATGACGTCGACAAGCGCACGATCGAGATCGGTCGCCCCCAGGCCGACCATTACTCGGGCACGCTTCCTTACACTCCGGATGGCCGCACCGTTGTGCTCTACGCCCCGACGTGGGAGGGCGACCGCCCCAGCGCGCACTATGGATCGATCGCCTCTCACGGCGAGATCCTGGTGAACGAGCTGCTCGCCACGGGCGCGCACCGCGTCATCTACCGCCCTCATCCGCGCAGCGGGGTCGTCGACGATGCGTATGGAGCGGCGCACAAGCGCATCGTGGCGGCGATCGCCGCGGCGAATGCGGCCGATCCTGCGGCGCAGCACGTCTACGATCACGGTGCGGACCTCGGGTGGCAGTTGTCTGCCGCCGATGTGGCGATCGTCGACATCTCCGCCATGGTCTACGACCGTCTGGCCGCGGGCCGCGCGTTGATGATCACGCGCCCCACCGACGAGCGCGCCGCCATCGACACGAAGGGGTACCTCGCGGACTGCGAGTGGCTGACCGTCGAAGGCGCACGACACATCGTCGCCGAGGTGGAGCGCGTGCGTGCCGATGAGGCGGCCGTCGCACGCCTGACCATGTGGGTGCAGCACTACTTCGGAGACACGACCCCCGGCGTCGCGACCGCGAAGTTCCACGACTCCATCGAGCGGCTGATCGCGGAGTGGGAACGCTGGCACGCTCACGAGATGGGCGCGATCGTCGCGGACGAGGACGACGACGATGAAGAAGGCGACGAGGAGGAGATGTGA
- a CDS encoding biotin--[acetyl-CoA-carboxylase] ligase yields MRKDLSRARELAGRLDVVAESGSTNADLRSHAADAAAWPHLSVLVTENQTAGRGRLDRTWSAPAGSALAISVLLRALPADPTARGWIPLLAGVAMADAIATQLPDRHVAIKWPNDVLVEDRKICGILAESSGDAVVVGAGVNTAMTAQQLPVTTATSFAVAGGTVDEDRLIADYLRGLDFQLAALTETGDAVGSGLHAAVAARCSTIGRRVRVSMPGDQTLEGVATGLDADGRLLVDVDGAGQAVSAGDVVHVRPA; encoded by the coding sequence GTGAGGAAGGATCTCTCCCGGGCCCGCGAGCTCGCTGGGCGTCTCGACGTCGTCGCCGAGTCCGGTTCCACCAACGCCGACCTGAGGTCGCATGCCGCAGACGCCGCAGCGTGGCCCCACCTCTCCGTGCTGGTGACCGAGAACCAGACAGCCGGCCGCGGTCGGCTCGACAGAACATGGTCCGCGCCTGCCGGATCAGCACTGGCGATCTCGGTACTGCTGCGTGCGCTCCCGGCGGATCCGACGGCGCGCGGCTGGATTCCGTTGCTCGCGGGCGTGGCGATGGCGGATGCGATCGCCACGCAGCTTCCGGATCGGCACGTCGCGATCAAGTGGCCCAACGACGTCCTCGTAGAGGATCGCAAGATCTGTGGCATTCTCGCCGAGTCGAGCGGTGATGCCGTGGTGGTCGGGGCGGGAGTGAACACTGCCATGACCGCGCAGCAGCTGCCTGTGACGACGGCCACATCGTTCGCGGTCGCAGGTGGCACGGTCGACGAGGACCGTCTGATCGCCGACTATCTGCGCGGGCTGGACTTCCAGCTTGCGGCCCTGACCGAGACGGGGGATGCGGTCGGAAGCGGGCTGCACGCCGCCGTCGCAGCGCGTTGCTCGACGATCGGTCGCCGTGTGCGGGTCTCGATGCCGGGGGATCAGACGCTCGAAGGTGTCGCCACGGGACTGGATGCGGACGGGCGGCTGCTCGTCGATGTCGACGGCGCCGGGCAGGCTGTCTCGGCCGGTGACGTCGTGCACGTGCGTCCCGCCTGA
- a CDS encoding PH domain-containing protein gives MPPPGVPSEELLIARFRSHARRLFWSALVLIATFGATAYFYGNLPAPFENWMLLAAAGIVVLLLVVLPFIIWYSRSTTVTTRRVIAHQGLGARQRREMSHARGYTIAVRRGPLQRMWGSGTITLTNGVDAPLRLQNVPTVTLVHETLADQIEVSQILAHRDAQAGSDAGITS, from the coding sequence ATGCCGCCGCCCGGCGTGCCCTCCGAGGAACTGCTGATCGCTCGATTCCGCAGTCATGCGCGGCGCTTGTTCTGGTCGGCGCTGGTCCTCATCGCGACCTTCGGTGCCACGGCGTACTTCTACGGGAACCTTCCTGCTCCCTTCGAGAACTGGATGCTGCTCGCGGCGGCGGGGATCGTCGTGCTGCTGCTCGTCGTGCTCCCTTTCATCATCTGGTACTCGCGGAGCACCACGGTCACGACGCGGCGGGTGATCGCTCATCAAGGTCTCGGCGCGCGACAACGTCGTGAGATGTCGCACGCAAGGGGATACACGATCGCCGTGCGTCGCGGTCCGCTGCAGCGGATGTGGGGCTCGGGGACCATCACGCTGACGAACGGGGTGGACGCTCCGCTGCGACTCCAGAATGTTCCGACCGTCACGCTGGTTCACGAGACACTGGCGGACCAGATCGAGGTCAGCCAGATCCTCGCTCACCGCGATGCGCAGGCCGGATCCGACGCCGGCATCACGTCCTGA